A stretch of the Clarias gariepinus isolate MV-2021 ecotype Netherlands chromosome 26, CGAR_prim_01v2, whole genome shotgun sequence genome encodes the following:
- the si:dkeyp-97a10.2 gene encoding uncharacterized protein si:dkeyp-97a10.2, translating to MDLGSQCFRASILFQAFVLLPSCLCLSVRLSCQQTVYVVSGGNLVLTADFGSENHVTKVTWEHMGKGNSVKTTVAEYPARSNAGRVTLDKGGAVMTLRNYQGKDTGMYTVTVRDEKGDQSSSQCAVNEYVAVHHVSVMVNVSHSILHCMEAWGTEPVFHWLHEKVAVTDAVGHVSPDGTTLHLNTPLCGHFTCLVSNKLGHSSSTYTAAPCERESRSSAVAVVCLVLFLLLAGGFSYLLWRRCPRYRNRGERLQEPEDDM from the exons ATGGACCTTGGATCCCAGTGTTTCCGGGCCAGCATCCTGTTCCAAGCATTTG TTCTCCTCCCAAGCTGCCTCTGCCTTTCCGTTCGTCTCTCGTGCCAGCAGACGGTCTATGTGGTAAGTGGAGGGAATTTGGTCCTGACGGCTGATTTCGGCTCGGAAAATCACGTCACCAAGGTCACATGGGAGCACATGGGCAAAGGAAATTCTGTGAAAACCACTGTGGCTGAATATCCTGCTCGAAGCAATGCAGGACGAGTGACCTTAGACAAGGGCGGGGCCGTAATGACGCTACGGAACTACCAGGGGAAGGACACCGGCATGTACACGGTCACAGTCCGAGATGAGAAAGGAGACCAAAGTTCATCACAATGCGCCGTTAATGAGTACG TGGCTGTGCACCACGTGTCAGTAATGGTGAACGTCTCGCACTCCATCCTGCACTGTATGGAGGCCTGGGGGACGGAGCCCGTCTTCCATTGGCTCCACGAGAAAGTGGCAGTCACAGATGCAGTGGGTCACGTGTCACCAGATGGCACCACTCTGCACCTGAACACGCCGCTGTGTGGCCACTTCACATGCCTGGTGAGCAACAAGCTGGGGCACAGCTCATCTACCTACACCGCAG cacCCTGTGAAAGAGAAAGCCGAAGCAGTGCTGTAGCTGTCGTGTGCCTCGTACTGTTCCTGCTCTTGGCTGGAGGATTTTCCTATCTGCTCTGGAG GAGATGCCCTAGATACAGGAACAGAGGAGAGAGACTGCAAGAACCAGAGGACGACATGTAA